A stretch of DNA from Vidua chalybeata isolate OUT-0048 chromosome 27, bVidCha1 merged haplotype, whole genome shotgun sequence:
cttctcctgcttctcctggcTCTTCTTCCCCTCCATCACAGCCACTGGCACCTCGGGGACATCTGCAGGTTCTTCATCCTtgtcctcatcctcatccttgTCCTCATCCATGTCCCCATCCTTGTCCTCATCCTTGTCCTCATCCTCTGGTGTTGTGCGGCCAAACCACTTCTTGAAGATCCAGGGTTCTgcctgtggggacagaggggaccaGGAGCTGATGGTGCAGCCCAGGGGACCGGCacccctctccatccctccccctGGGGACAAGATGCTCCCTGCCCCGGCAGGTGCCACCCTGACCCGTACCAGGTTGCTGTCAGCTTCGCTGTCATCGTCATCGTCACcctcttcatcatcatcatcatcctccaCCGCGCTGCTCTCCGGTGGCGGCGCAGGCTGGGCGGTCACCGCCTCTGGGATCTCCGCCTTGGGGCTCACGGCCtctgggaggggagagggacAGGCCAAGCTGAGGCTGCTTGGGTGGGATATCCCAGCCAGGGGCTCCCAGGGCCACCCCACCCTGGGATGTGGCCCTGTCTCAGGCTGGACCCGGGGGACCGGGGAGGGACAGAGGGTCGGACCCACCGGGAATGGGAGGGGGCGGAGGCTCCTGCCGGCCGCGGGCGAGTCCCTCCTTGGAGCATGGCGCTGCAAgagaggaggggacaggagccaggaggTGGCAGCACGGTCTGGCCACCCCTTCCCGCTCCGTCCGCCTCCCGACTCACCTTGGAGCACCTGGAAGGTGACGCTGAGCAGGGCGACCACGGAGGCCACCAGGATGCACTTGTTGAGGGTGagcccttcccagagcagcGGCTCCTCCGCAGGGTCCAGGCTGGGCGGCTCCACCTTGCTCTGCACGGGGAGGGTCCTGGGGACTGGGGCCCCCACGGAAAAATGTTACTGGAGGGAACTGGGAAGAGGCAaagggctctgagctggggGGTGGGAAGAGCTCTTAACATCCTCCTGCACAGCCTGCtcgggacagggacagggacagggacagggacagggacagaaacagggacagggacagggacagggacaggagctgctcctgccacgTGTTTGCACTGCAGGAGTGGGGACAGGAGTGTCCCGGGGGCTGAGACCCGGGGGTTTGGGCCATGGTGGCATTAGAGTATCCTGGCGATCAAGCTGGGAAAAGTTCTGCCCgtgctcctcctccagcagcaaatCTGGGCAgggtggagaggaggaggaggaggaggtgggggaTCTGGCAGGCGGCTGAGGagccccatctccatccccGTGTCACTGATTTCCCTACAGCTCCTCCTGTCACTGCTCCACGGCCAGACAGCCCCTCCCGAAAACACGGGATTGTGCCTCTGTGGCCACCTGGGGCCAGGGTGGCCATtctggggcagggaagggcttTCCCACACACCCACCTGGCGGCCCGGCAGCGCTGCCCTTGGCTCCCACCTTCTCCACCCGCTTCTTCTCCGCCGCTTTCCTGTCCCCGCCGAGCGGGGCTGGCTCTGGCATGTCCGGCTCCTGTCTCTGCCTCGGGCTGGTCCGGGTCCTGCTCGGAGACACCGCGCCGGGGACTCTCCTCCTCTATTCCCTGCCGGGAGGGCACAGAGCgtggctgggggcacagggacacgcTGCTCCGGGGGTCCCCGGGGCTGAGCCGGTGCTGCCACAGTGAGAGGCACCAACCcggctcctgcagcacctggggtGAGTATTCACCTCAACAGCCTTAAAACTGGGgtgtattttacattatttaagCTGGATTTAGCCACGAGTTAGCCCCGGCACACGCGGGTGGGCTGGCGATTGAGAGCCCCCAGGCTGTGCTTGGGATCCCCCCGGAGCAGCCctcggggctgggctggggctgcagcatccACTGAGCGCAGGCTCGATGTGTGGGGAGCGGAGGGAGCCGCGCTGTGCGCCGGGCTCGGTGCTGAGCGGGGCTTTGGTGGCCGGGCTGGGCGTTGGTCAGTGCCACCAGAGAGAGCTGCCCACCGGCACGGATCAGTGACAGCGACAGCTGCGGGACCTTGGGCTGCCCGGCATGGACGTGCTGCAACACTGCCCGGCGGAATGTCACTGCgggacagccccagcccggccccctGACCTGACCCGGCACAGAGATCCATCCCTGGCacccccctgccctcccttggcacagggatccatccctggcacccccctgccctcccttgGCACAGAGATCCATCCCTGGCACCCCCCTGCCCTGAACAGGGATCCATCCCTGACATctcctgctctggcacagggatccatccctggcacccccctgccctcccttgGCACAGGGATCCCCCCAGGCacccccctgctctgccctggcacagggatccatccccagcaccccctgccctggcacagggatccatccccagcaccccctgccctggcacagggatccCCCCAGGCGCCCCCACCCTGACCCTGGGCACTCACATGGGCTCCACTGCTCTCCCCGTGGCTGTCGCTGCTCACCGGAGCGTTGGCATCTGTCACAgacaagcacagcacagctccttaGGTGACAAATCTGGGGAGGTGGGAAtcacagggactggggggcCCTCAGTGACAcccccagcctgcagagagGGGACATCTGGCCGTGGTTCCCCCGTTGGTGTTGCTGTGTCACCCGTGGATGGAGAGAGGTGTCCCAAGTCAGGCAAAACCCCCCAGGCATCGAGGGGGTGCAATGGGAGCTCTGGGCCCCAAAATGTCACCAGCCTGGATATCCCAGGGGAGTGGCAGCCAAAGGGACAGTGACCTCCCTGCCAAGGCAAGTGGGGGGGCAACAGCCCAGGGCATGCTCGGGCACCCTGAAAACACAAGGCTGGACAGTGGAAggccagagcctggcagcaggagaagtCCCAGCTACCATGGAGCAACCAGACCTCCAAAAGGAGCTCAAGGGAGCTCAGGGAGTACTCCCAGGccttttcccagctgggaaGTGAGAGAGCAAACTGAGGGTCCCCAGGGCTCTGAcaccaggaagggctggggagggacttgGGCTCTCGGGGTCCTGGGGTTTCTCTGCCCTGGGAGAGCTCCAGGGGTGGGAAGGCACCACAAggtcccagcagcactggcctCAGCCCTCTTGGCATCTCTGAGTCCAGTGCCTCAGGTGCCACATCCTCCCcagaaggaagaatttttgCCCCCTTTGAGCCAGATTTAGCATATTTCCCCCATGTGGAACACTGAGAAAAAGATACCAGTACCCAGGATGAAACCTACAAGTCAATGTTGGAAGCAGAACACACAAATAAGAGGAAACCTTTTGGCCATGATCTGAAAGATCTTTGCTTTCaaggggaaataaaatgagTATTTGGTTTGTTTAAGTGATGTAAGTCTGgtcctttctgtgctgggaagggacgGAGCTGCCCCAGGACTCTCGTGGTGCCTGGGGGGGTTCCAGACCAGGGGAAGCACAAAGGTGGAGAACTTTTCCTCAACGTGTTTTCCCCACACGTGCTTGCCCTGTTTTTGAGCTTCTCAATCATTCACCCTGGTTTTGGGCACAAATGAGCACCAGGAAGGTGGAGGAGGGCCTGAGCCTCTGTTCCTCTTCTCCCTGGCCATGATCCGCATTCCCATGGAGCTGGTGTCACACAGGTGTCCCTCAGTGCCCGAGGTCACCTGTGAAGGGACACCACCACGAAGAACCATctctgccaggctgagctgtgtcCTGTAGACTCTCACACACCTCACCAGTGGCCATGGCTCACAGTGAGAACAAGGAACCTCTTCACCTGTCCTTCCTTGGCCacctctgagctctccctgcccacctGGACAGCCCTTTGGTGGCCTCAGGGCATCCCAAGTCTTTCTCCAATGCCGCAGAGGGACCATGTCTCCTCGAGGGACCCTCACTAAATGGAGAGGGATCAAACACTGGTGCCCACAGCACACCCCTGCTGGGCTCCCCAGTCCTCAGCTGGGCCCAGTGCCCTGTCACAGAGTGCCAGGCTCTTTCCACGTCTCCACCCCTTGGGCTTCACCCTGATGGAGGAGCTCAAAGAGCCTCCAGACCTGGGGTCAGGCAGGTGCCCTTCCCTGCCATGTGCCCCAAAGGCATTAACTCGGCCCCAGAGCTGACCAGATCCATGTCCAGGTCTGTCCCCTCTGGGCAGGAGATGGGGCTCCGTGCCCTGGCAGGAGGTGGATGCACTCCAGGGCTCCACAGCCCACTCAGGATCCTTGTCCCCAGGCAGGATGGGCCGTGTCACCTGCAGGAACAGCCGTCCTGGGCTGGTGATCcaggcactgccactgccctggccaagcagggcaggggtggccaCAGTGCCAGGGGTAGCTGTCAATGCCAGGGATGGCCACCAATGCCAGGGACActttgcccatggcagggctggtCACCCGCAGTCCCCAAGTCCTTGCTCGCAGCGCCCCTGCCCAGGAACgctcccatccatccatccatccatccatccatccatccatccatccatccatccatccatccgtcccTCCTGCCCGCCCATCCCGCTCGGAGACTCACACCCCGCACGCCAGATCCGCCCGTAAAGGCTCAAAATCGCAGGCACTTAACAAATAATCAGCTCCGCTCTGCTGCCGCTGGGACCTCTCCTGCACGGGCTCCCGAGGTCGCTTTCACCGCTGACTCACATCAAAGAAACTTCCAAAATAGTCCCCTCGTCTGCCCCGCTCTCCCTGTCACCCTCGCCCCGGGATGAGCCCCGTGGCTCCCGCTCCCTCGCGGCCACGGAGAGCCGGGCTGTGGCCAGGGCTGGCCAGGGGCTGCCCCACACCAGGGCTTAAAAGTCACAGAAATCCCTACCTGGGGtcggccgccgcctcctcctcggCTGCAGCCCCCGGGCGGCCCCGGCTCTCCCGGGTAAAGAACAGCAACAGCTGTCGGAGGGAGCCGGAGCAAAATAGCGCCCAATCACCGGGGCCCGAGCACCACAAAAGGCAGCTCAGCCCCGGCCCCGAGCGCAGGGGCTGCCCCGGGCTCGGGTGCGGCTCTCGGGGCACCTGCGAGGGGGTTTGTCCCTCTGTGACACTCCCGGAGAgcacggggaggggacaggccCCCGGCCCCGGGTGTTTGAGCCAgctgtgggagggagggagggatggatggatggatggatggatggatggatggatgtgggtgctgggggtgcagaGGTGGAACAAGCCACAGGTTAAAGAGAGAGGACGAGAAATCCCCCTGGGGGCAGCAGTGCTCAGACAACCCCAGTGAAAACCCCGATTTGCAGTGTTTGGAGAGGTCCATTGCCCTCCCACGCCTCTGATGTCCCCGTTCCTGTCCCCAGGAGCCCTGTCACAGCCACAGGCACCTCCTGGGCAGGTGGGAGAGGAGATGTCCCATCCCACCCACTCCCAGCATACAGGGAGCAGATGAAGAATCCCATCTGGGGAGCAGCAAAAGACCCTCGGGCTCTGGCCCTGCCTGTGGGGGTTATCCCGAACCCCCAGCTCAGCACGGGCAGGAACAGCCTGAGGCAGAAGCTCCTGTGCCAGGGATGTGGTGCCACAGTGCCTGGGACCAGTCTGGCACATCCCACTTTGAGGACATTGCTCTTATGGAGAGGCTTCAGGCTCAAACCCCCCCAAGTCCCTGAAATTGTAACATTCCACACCTGCGGTgttgacatttttctttagcaAGACCTAAAGGAGGAATAAAGCAGGCACTGCCTTTCCCAGGTGAGGCTGGAGCCAGGTCCTGCTTTAGGAGCTCTCAGCAcatggagctgctccccagggcgGGGATTTGCCCTCTCTGGCAGGGGCAGGACTGAGCACACGGAGGGAAAAACAATGTGCTGTGGAAGCCGGATGGATGGAGGAGGGATGGGGCTGCACGCAGCCCCCACACCGGCCAGAGCGGTGGGCACACCCTCAGGAGAGTTTTCCCGGTTGTATTCCCATTCCAGCAGGGTAAGAGTTGTTCACTGGCATGGCATTTGCTTTATAGGGAGGtgatgaaagaagaaaatcataAAGAGGCCAAATaaaatcccttttcctcccAGTTAATCACGTTTCCCATGCTGcctctgggttttttccctgctcctgcctcccgTGGGTGAGCTGGTCCTTCCAGGAAAGATGCCAGGGGCTGAACAGGCACCGTCTGCACTCGCAGAGCTCCGGCAAAACACCCTCCCACTTCATCCCTACATGGAGCCACGGGATAGAGGGCTCTCTCCTCACCCTTCCTAGGACCTTTCAACACCCGGTTCCCGCAGCGGGGAGGGACCGGCAGCGTTTTTGCCTCCACACGTGTAGCTCGGAGCAGTTCCCCGTGGAGCTGCAAAGCCTCCACCTCCATCGCACAATTTATCCCGGACAGATGGAGGAAGGAGATTCCCGGAGGCAAATTCTTTCCTAATCTCTtgaacccccccaaatcctgactTCTTTCGTGCCCGGAGCCTGATAAAAGTGTCTCTGGGAAGGGGTGAGCTTAGGGAGGGGGAAACCCGATCcggctgggagagcagaggagagagccaggtgggagagcaggggagggcagTGGAGCAGCGTCCAGGCCAAACAGTGACTTTGGATTCGGCTGGATGACACAGCCCCTCTTCCCTGGCTTCCCGGGCTGTCCCCCAGCCTCTGTCCTCATGAATTGTGATccgggctgtgctgcagcatcccctCACTGCCATGGCAACGCTCACTTCTCCTCCCACCAGGACATCATCTCCCTTCTCCCCGTTTTTAATAACTCGCAGTTAAAAGGCAATCAGAAAGGCATAAAATTAGTCACTGAGTATTTTCGGCACAGGTTGGTTCTGGGGATGAATCTTCTCTCAATTCTCACAATTCCCTCcccccccagagctcccagcccctgcctgaCTCTGTCTCCTCCTGCCACAGGTACACGGGGTGGCAGATGCTCGAGCTGGCTGCTCGGGTGACTTTCCCACTGCTCaccaggctggctgcaggcttTCCCCTTGGATTTCATCCCTGGCTCCATCAGAACCTGCCTGACCATGTTTCCAAGGCTTGGGACTCCAAAACACTTCCCAGCCTTTGGAGTCTTTACCCTCTAACCTGGGCAGGGTTGGGCTCTTGGCCTGATTTCAGAGATGGGAATTTGGATGTTTTCTGCCAAGCCAagtgccctgggcacagcacagctctgcaggtaatgcccagctccagctgtgtcaCCCCAACACTGGCATTGTCCCTTGGGGGCCACAGGTCTgaagctgcacagagcaggtcCTCTGCTGGCACCAAAGACCTGCTGGAGATGCACGTGGAGTTCACCCAGGTGCTGCACAGGCTTGTTGGAGGAGCTTGGTGTCTCCCAGCCCTCCACCCTTCCCTCAGATGTGGTTGGGGATGCAttcagagcagggctggtgggagAGAGGATCACAGAAACACCAAAATTCTCCAGGAAATGGGGTGAAGGAGCACCTTGATTCCCTGCacaacccaaaccccaaaggcacaggtgtccccatggcaaCCAGGGCACAGCCCAGTGCTGACAGCAATATTCCACTGACCCAAAATTCCTCTTTCAGCTGGATCCATCAGCTCTAGCTGTGGGGGCTGTGTGATGGCCGTGCTgatgcacagctgctgcctccttcccctGAGGAACCAAACATCCACCTGGGAGATGATTCCTGCAGGAACCACAGAGCTTTCTGAGCACTGGGGTTATTGAGGAGCACTTGGGAGGtttcaggaagggaaggaatgtcTCCTctctggcagctgtgctgctcctgtcagATCCCATCTGTCAGCATGGAGATTTCCGATCTGCCAAGCTGAGCCATCTCCTTGCAGAGGTGTGGATAATGGAAGGCCTGGAGCAGTTTGCATGCTGGGTGTTCCTGTGGCTCCACATCCCCAGGTgttgcagcagggctggagggagccaGCAGGAGATGGAGCATCCTCTGCATGAGCTGATTCCCACAGCTGATACCTGGACAGGCTCCACGTGCCCAGGAGAGCTGACTGCACATCATGGGCCTGCAAAGCTTCTGATGTCAGTTCTGCTCAAGAACTCAGACCTGGGCCCTTCCTCGTGGCTTCAGGGATTTGGTTAAGCTGGAAAACACAGCCAAGGGGATCTTCTGTCTCCTCTCCTGGGTTTGAGATGGTGTGGAGCTGGTGAGGGAAGATGGGAGCTCTCTGGGCTGGTACCACCTTGGTTTAATGAACCACACCTTGGAGCATCAAcgggacaagaggaaatggcctcaaaatGCTCCAGGtgaggttcaggctggacattaggaggaatttcttcatggaaagagtggtcaggcattggaaggggatgtccagggaggtggtagagtcaccaAGGAACAACTGGAGGTGgtgctcagtgctctgggctggtgacaaggcGGGGATtgggcacaggttggactcaatggtctcagaggtcttttccaacctaaatgagtCTGGCATTCTGGGATCTTGGAGGATCTTCTTCCTCTTATCCTTATAGCCTGGAGGGAATGCAAGCCAGAAAAATGATGGCTCTTTGTTCAAAGGGAAGGGGCCCAGGCAGGGAGGACACCCCACCATAGGATTTTGGGATCAGATGCTGCAGCTTAACACACTCCTCCAGCTGAGCATGGAGAAGGGGAAACATCTCTTAGAAAAACTCTCCCATGCCACCTCTGGCTTCCCAGCCCCAAGctggatccatccatcatccatccatccatccatccatccatccatccatccatccatccatccatccatccatccatccatccatcatccatccatccatccctatccatcatccatccatccatccatccatccatccatccatccatccatccatcatccatccatcatccatccatccatccatccatcatccatccatcatccatccatccatccatccatccatccatccatccatccatccatccatcatccatccatcatccatccatccatccatccatcatccatccatccatccatccatccatccatcatccatccatccatccatccatccatccatcatccatccatccatccatccatccatccatccatccatccatcatccatccatcatccatccatccatcatccatccatccatcatcaatccatccatccatggatccatccatggatccatccatggatccatccatccatccatcatccatccatccatccatccatcatccatccatcatccatccatccatccatccatccatcatccatccatccatccatccatccatccatccatcatccatccatccatccatccatcatccatccatccatcatccatccatccatcatccatcatccatccatccatccatccatccatccatcatccatccatccatccatccatcatccatccatccatcatccatccatccatcatccatcatccatccatccatcatccatccatccatcatccatccatccatccatccatccatccatccatccatccatccatccatcccccatccatccatcatccatccatccatccatccatccatccatcccccatccatccatccatccatccatccatcatccatccatccatccatcaatccatccatcatccatccctccctccatccatccttggagcagtgctgctggacaCACACCCACCCCTGACAGCGGTGTGCTGGTCACCTTCAGGGTTGGGGCTGTCTCACAATCACGCCCCGTGATGGAGGAATCCTGCTGGGGACAGGtttggcagagctgagcaggacaAGGAGCAGACAAGGTCCTGCTCCCTGGTCCTGGTCCCTGAAGGTCACGGTGGTCCAGTTGCAGATCTCAGTGCCAGGACTGGCTGGAGCTCAGGCACCCAGCATGGTGACAAGATCGGGTTGGCAGGGACACAAAACACACATGGAACACCTTTGTCACCGGTCAGGAGCTGTGGATGTGCTGTTGGGTGAAATGAGCTTGGCAGGGCTCTGTGAAGAGCAGAGAGGCAACAGAGAGGGACATCCTGCTGTGGCATCGGTGTCTGAgcctgagcacagcacaggacCCTGCCCTGGGGGTGGCTCCAGGATCTCCTGCAACTTGTGGATGTCACTGGGACCACACAGGGGTGAGGGACACCCCCAAGCCACCAGCCAGGGCAGAACACCACAGTGACAGTGGAGGGAGAGCCTTCCATGGGCTCATCCCATCACCCCCTGGAATGACCCACAGCTatctggagcagctccacatTAAAGCCACTCTGCCCACCCTGGAATCCACGTGTGCCCTAAAAACTCCAATTCACAAATCTCAGAGGTTTCGCTCCTTTTCCCTGGCAGAAGGAGCTCATTCAGGTCAGCGGGGACAGAAGATCCAGATCCTGTTAAATCCTACTTTTAGTCTCAACTCCTTTCCGTAATTGTTCCATGATCCCTTTTCTCACAGCTCAGCACCACTCAGGGCTGATCGCTGCTCTCTTTAaagattttcagctgtttgtCACTCCCAGGAGAACAGGAGGACATGACTCCACTCCAAGGAATTACTCCTGGAAGTGCcatttgggattgggaaagtGGCCATGATATTTGTCCCACcaagggctgggggctgtggcaCACTCAGTCTGGAACAGGCATGCCAcgggaaactgaggcaagggGAGATGTAGGGGAAGTGAAGCTTTGGGTGGAACAGCCTGGCAATATTTAACATCCCAGTGATCACAAATCCTCCCCTTTTATGGCTTTCCTGTTGGTGCATTTACCCAGATGGATTCTGGCACTGGGGGCTGCAGATCCCAAATAATTCCCAGTGAaggagctgcttccctctgctctgaaCAGACCTGGAAACaacccagggcagcaggaatgaGAGGGCTCTGCCTCCTGTGGGAACAAGGAGCTGTTCCTCAGCTCCTCCCACAGAGCCACCAGCCTCTTTGGGATGATGGCACCCACCGGAGAGCAGGTCCTGGTGGATTTAACACCTTTCCCAGGGCTCCAGGTTGGCCCCACAGGCCTGAGGAGCCAGTTCTGAAGCAACAAATCCATGTCCAGAGAAACATCTCTGTGCCATAGGgatgctccctgtgctgggagctgctgggccgTGGGacatggggagggaggagatgtTCCAGGTAGGCTTCAGGTCTTAAAAGGgtcataaaaatacaaaatccacTACAAAGTACAGCAGAAAGTCTTGCAGGGACAGCAGAAATAGCAGGAATTTCCTACCCACCTCCAGACCTCAGCTGGGGTTTCTCAGTTTCTCTGTGCCTCCAACACTGTTccccatttctctctctgtaaCCAGACCAGAAATTCCCAAATTAAAACTTAGCAGCCTCCAGAAACCAAGAGCAGAGGTTTCACCCTGCCAGgcccctctgctgtcccctccctgcctcacACCACGGATTTCTCTGTTCCTTTGGGACAGTCTAGGAAGGCTGAAggctggaggggtttgggtTCCTTCTTTATCCCCTTGCTAAGACCAGGACTGTGCTCTGGGGCTCTTTGTCCCTCTAAGGCACTTGCTGGGGTCCTCATGGGGGGGCTTTGTCATCTCTCTGAGGTCTGGAAACTTTGATGACGACTTTACCTCTCCAAAATTGTAGCTGGCGTCCAAACTCCTCTGATTTATAGCAGGACAGAAAGGGCTGGGTCCTGGGGATGAGGTTTTTCACTGAAGCCCCTTCTGCTCCAGCTTTCCCTCTTCCTACTTTCACACAGCAATGCCAAATGCAATATATTATGTAATGGGAACAAGCAAGAACCAAACCAGTAAGGACTCCAAACAGCAGGAAACTCCCCTTCCAAAGCCACATTCCTAATGAatca
This window harbors:
- the LOC128800795 gene encoding cilia- and flagella-associated protein 251-like, encoding MTKPPHEDPSKERNGEQCWRHRETEKPQLRSGDANAPVSSDSHGESSGAHGIEEESPRRGVSEQDPDQPEAETGAGHARASPARRGQESGGEEAGGEVPRTLPVQSKVEPPSLDPAEEPLLWEGLTLNKCILVASVVALLSVTFQVLQAPCSKEGLARGRQEPPPPPIPEAVSPKAEIPEAVTAQPAPPPESSAVEDDDDDEEGDDDDDSEADSNLAEPWIFKKWFGRTTPEDEDKDEDKDGDMDEDKDEDEDKDEEPADVPEVPVAVMEGKKSQEKQEKKMEKEEEEEEEEEKEEKEEEKEENEEEEDEEEEKEDKKKEKKEKAREGRAVHVERSSRREARAKDRTAGDKPGRAPRAPRDPEQQPQKKRDRERKERKERRRERDEPRREGWRGRPGRADGGRESPRRDWKQQKGRKPWEPAPGRDSRAREGKRRD